A genome region from Festucalex cinctus isolate MCC-2025b chromosome 17, RoL_Fcin_1.0, whole genome shotgun sequence includes the following:
- the LOC144005567 gene encoding uncharacterized protein LOC144005567 isoform X3, producing MYALSMSTGVPFLFTEGDMAHIRKWWCISLMERFQIDGHGQRLAYWTNESRALLQGSLEPIFRIPKARKRGHVESLAVTPSVPVEFEKANRCFILELPLCILSDILKEVVLIEGDGAILKLAVVCTAFRNTVSTVSFRRQAHFQWLDSVAPWNKYSASHVNEFYTMYKIQNCWECGTPYKNSSPGYVGTGKRGVLQAFYSENPHPGYCSLVCSQMQLD from the exons ATG TATGCACTCAGCATGAGCACAGGTGTGCCATTTTTGTTCACTGAG GGGGATATGGCACACATCCGCAAATGGTGGTGCATCAGCCTGATGGAACGGTTCCAGATTGATGG CCATGGACAAAGATTGGCATACTGGACCAATGAGTCCAGAGCCTTGCTCCAAGGGTCACTGGAACCAATTTTCAGGATCCCAAAGGCCAGAAAGCGAGGCCATGTGGAAAGCTtggcagtaacaccaagtgtaccG gtTGAATTTGAAAAGGCCAACAGGTGCTTCATATTGGAG TTGCCATTATGTATCCTGTCAGACATACTTAAAGAAGTGGTCCTCATTGAAGGAGATGGAGCAATCCTGAAACTCGCCGTCGTGTGCACTGCATTCAGGAACACAGTCTCCACTGTCAGCTTCAGGAGACAGGCACATTTCCAGTGGCTTGACA GTGTTGCTCCATGGAACAAGTATTCTGCTTCCCATGTTAATGAATTTTATACAATGTACAAGATTCAGAACTGCTGGGAATGTGGAACCCCTTATAaaaacagcagtcctg GATATGTTGGGACAGGGAAAAGAGGAGTACTACAAGCCTTTTACTCGGAAAACCCTCATCCGGGGTACTGCAGTCTCGTCTGCAGCCAAATGCAATTG gattaa
- the LOC144005567 gene encoding uncharacterized protein LOC144005567 isoform X1 yields MYALSMSTGVPFLFTEGDMAHIRKWWCISLMERFQIDGHGQRLAYWTNESRALLQGSLEPIFRIPKARKRGHVESLAVTPSVPVEFEKANRCFILELPLCILSDILKEVVLIEGDGAILKLAVVCTAFRNTVSTVSFRRQAHFQWLDSVAPWNKYSASHVNEFYTMYKIQNCWECGTPYKNSSPGYVGTGKRGVLQAFYSENPHPGYCSLVCSQMQLVNKSLTLSKTNTG; encoded by the exons ATG TATGCACTCAGCATGAGCACAGGTGTGCCATTTTTGTTCACTGAG GGGGATATGGCACACATCCGCAAATGGTGGTGCATCAGCCTGATGGAACGGTTCCAGATTGATGG CCATGGACAAAGATTGGCATACTGGACCAATGAGTCCAGAGCCTTGCTCCAAGGGTCACTGGAACCAATTTTCAGGATCCCAAAGGCCAGAAAGCGAGGCCATGTGGAAAGCTtggcagtaacaccaagtgtaccG gtTGAATTTGAAAAGGCCAACAGGTGCTTCATATTGGAG TTGCCATTATGTATCCTGTCAGACATACTTAAAGAAGTGGTCCTCATTGAAGGAGATGGAGCAATCCTGAAACTCGCCGTCGTGTGCACTGCATTCAGGAACACAGTCTCCACTGTCAGCTTCAGGAGACAGGCACATTTCCAGTGGCTTGACA GTGTTGCTCCATGGAACAAGTATTCTGCTTCCCATGTTAATGAATTTTATACAATGTACAAGATTCAGAACTGCTGGGAATGTGGAACCCCTTATAaaaacagcagtcctg GATATGTTGGGACAGGGAAAAGAGGAGTACTACAAGCCTTTTACTCGGAAAACCCTCATCCGGGGTACTGCAGTCTCGTCTGCAGCCAAATGCAATTGGTAAACAAAAGTTTAACActctcaaaaacaaacactggaTGA
- the LOC144005567 gene encoding uncharacterized protein LOC144005567 isoform X2 — protein sequence MSTGVPFLFTEGDMAHIRKWWCISLMERFQIDGHGQRLAYWTNESRALLQGSLEPIFRIPKARKRGHVESLAVTPSVPVEFEKANRCFILELPLCILSDILKEVVLIEGDGAILKLAVVCTAFRNTVSTVSFRRQAHFQWLDSVAPWNKYSASHVNEFYTMYKIQNCWECGTPYKNSSPGYVGTGKRGVLQAFYSENPHPGYCSLVCSQMQLVNKSLTLSKTNTG from the exons ATGAGCACAGGTGTGCCATTTTTGTTCACTGAG GGGGATATGGCACACATCCGCAAATGGTGGTGCATCAGCCTGATGGAACGGTTCCAGATTGATGG CCATGGACAAAGATTGGCATACTGGACCAATGAGTCCAGAGCCTTGCTCCAAGGGTCACTGGAACCAATTTTCAGGATCCCAAAGGCCAGAAAGCGAGGCCATGTGGAAAGCTtggcagtaacaccaagtgtaccG gtTGAATTTGAAAAGGCCAACAGGTGCTTCATATTGGAG TTGCCATTATGTATCCTGTCAGACATACTTAAAGAAGTGGTCCTCATTGAAGGAGATGGAGCAATCCTGAAACTCGCCGTCGTGTGCACTGCATTCAGGAACACAGTCTCCACTGTCAGCTTCAGGAGACAGGCACATTTCCAGTGGCTTGACA GTGTTGCTCCATGGAACAAGTATTCTGCTTCCCATGTTAATGAATTTTATACAATGTACAAGATTCAGAACTGCTGGGAATGTGGAACCCCTTATAaaaacagcagtcctg GATATGTTGGGACAGGGAAAAGAGGAGTACTACAAGCCTTTTACTCGGAAAACCCTCATCCGGGGTACTGCAGTCTCGTCTGCAGCCAAATGCAATTGGTAAACAAAAGTTTAACActctcaaaaacaaacactggaTGA